In one Kitasatospora cineracea genomic region, the following are encoded:
- a CDS encoding MFS transporter: protein MLSVLRNRTYRHLFGAQVVALVGTGLATVALALLAYDLAGADAGAVLGTALAIKMVAYVAVAPVAGALAGRVPRRALMVATDLTRAGVALALPFVTQVWQVYLTVFLLQAASAAFTPTFQATIPQVLPAERDYTNALSMSRLAYDLESLFSPALAAVLLALVPYDWLFAGTTVGFLASAALVVSAVLPGAPRAERTGGAYRNAAFGSRLFRATPRLRALVALDLAVAAAGAIVFVNTVVVVRAHFHRPAGAVSLALGAYGAGSMLTALALPRVLARVSDRAVMLPAALALPAVLAATAAITAAAPGPAAWTALLAAWALIGAASSAVLTPGGRVIRRSATDADLPAAFAAQFSLSHSCWLLTYPLAGWLAAGAGLPVTALVLGAVALAAALGATALWPRHDPDALPHVHTDLPAGHPHLAEARPTPAGAWSHDHRYVIDRDHHHWPQHA from the coding sequence ATGCTTTCCGTGCTGCGCAACCGCACCTACCGCCACCTGTTCGGCGCCCAGGTCGTCGCCCTCGTCGGCACCGGCCTGGCCACCGTGGCGCTCGCCCTGCTGGCCTACGACCTCGCGGGCGCGGACGCCGGGGCGGTCCTGGGCACCGCGCTGGCGATCAAGATGGTCGCCTACGTGGCGGTCGCGCCGGTCGCGGGCGCGCTGGCGGGGCGGGTACCGCGGCGGGCGCTGATGGTCGCCACGGACCTCACCCGGGCGGGCGTCGCCCTCGCGCTGCCGTTCGTCACCCAGGTCTGGCAGGTCTACCTGACGGTCTTCCTGCTCCAGGCCGCCTCCGCCGCGTTCACCCCCACCTTCCAGGCCACCATCCCCCAGGTCCTGCCGGCCGAGCGGGACTACACCAACGCCCTGTCGATGTCCCGGCTCGCCTACGACCTGGAGTCGCTGTTCAGCCCCGCCCTCGCGGCGGTGCTGCTGGCGCTGGTCCCCTACGACTGGCTGTTCGCCGGGACCACCGTCGGCTTCCTCGCCTCCGCCGCCCTCGTCGTCTCCGCCGTCCTGCCCGGGGCCCCGCGGGCGGAACGCACCGGCGGCGCGTACCGGAACGCTGCCTTCGGCTCCCGCCTGTTCCGGGCCACTCCGCGCCTGCGCGCGCTGGTCGCCCTCGACCTGGCGGTGGCCGCCGCCGGGGCGATCGTCTTCGTCAACACCGTCGTCGTGGTCCGCGCGCACTTCCACCGCCCCGCCGGGGCCGTCTCGCTCGCGCTCGGCGCCTACGGGGCCGGCTCGATGCTCACCGCCCTGGCCCTGCCCCGGGTCCTGGCCCGGGTCAGCGACCGCGCCGTCATGCTGCCCGCGGCCCTCGCCCTGCCCGCGGTCCTCGCCGCCACCGCCGCGATCACCGCCGCCGCACCGGGCCCCGCCGCCTGGACCGCCCTCCTCGCGGCCTGGGCCCTGATCGGCGCCGCGAGTTCCGCCGTCCTCACCCCGGGCGGCCGCGTGATCCGCCGCTCCGCCACCGACGCCGACCTGCCCGCCGCGTTCGCCGCCCAGTTCTCCCTCTCGCACTCCTGCTGGCTGCTGACCTACCCGCTGGCCGGCTGGCTCGCCGCCGGAGCCGGACTGCCCGTCACCGCCCTCGTCCTCGGTGCGGTCGCCCTCGCCGCCGCCCTCGGCGCCACCGCCCTGTGGCCGCGCCACGACCCCGACGCCCTCCCCCACGTCCACACCGACCTGCCCGCCGGCCACCCCCACCTCGCCGAAGCCCGCCCGACCCCCGCCGGCGCCTGGTCCCACGACCACCGCTACGTCATCGACCGCGACCACCACCACTGGCCCCAGCACGCCTGA
- a CDS encoding ArsR/SmtB family transcription factor: MDNRAQVAAAPHSHQHTGGERLETAAAVLALLADRTRLALLERLGRGEADVTTLVEATGAARPSVSQHLAKLRLAGLVATRRDGRHVVYSLRHGHLRRLVDEALNVADHQLGALPPHD, from the coding sequence ATGGACAACCGCGCGCAGGTCGCAGCTGCCCCCCACTCGCATCAGCACACCGGCGGCGAGCGCCTGGAGACGGCCGCCGCGGTCCTCGCGCTGCTCGCCGACCGGACCCGGCTGGCCCTGCTGGAGCGGCTGGGGCGCGGCGAGGCCGACGTCACCACGCTGGTCGAGGCGACGGGTGCGGCCCGGCCCTCGGTCAGCCAGCACCTGGCGAAACTCCGGCTCGCCGGGCTCGTCGCCACCCGCCGGGACGGCCGCCACGTCGTCTACTCGCTGCGCCACGGCCACCTGCGCCGACTGGTCGACGAGGCCCTGAACGTCGCCGACCACCAGCTCGGCGCGCTGCCCCCGCACGACTGA
- a CDS encoding MFS transporter, with translation MPASLPADAPAPAPAPDQVLTDVPAPDPVLARPRLTVTLLMAGSCLPILGAVLIAPVVPKLQDHFASVSGVDALAPMALTVPALSLAVMAPFAGAIIDRLGRHRLLVIATVLYTIVGTAPLWLDSLPAIIASRALVGVAESAIMTCCTTLIGDYWSGKQREKYLALQAICSAVSATAFFALGGAAGSAGWRAPFWAYAVGLLLAPLLATVLRPAARRTDNAPATVALTPFAPLLRRLLAPCALTFFGAIVFYTIPVETSFLLKDLGTEAPATIGLCTAIASAATVAGAAAFTRLTDHAERLLPWTLALCAAGFGIIALAGNVPLLVVGAVVNCLGTGMLLPTLINRTVALLTPANRGRGTGLWNTAFFLGEFVCPLLLLAAAKPAGDLAGAVGVLGLVTLAIAAGLAVARSRRGEIPRAVENAHA, from the coding sequence ATGCCCGCCTCCCTCCCCGCCGACGCGCCCGCGCCCGCGCCCGCGCCGGACCAGGTGCTCACCGACGTGCCCGCGCCGGACCCGGTCCTCGCCCGGCCCCGGCTGACGGTGACCCTGCTGATGGCGGGCAGCTGCCTGCCGATCCTCGGCGCCGTCCTGATCGCCCCGGTCGTCCCGAAGCTCCAGGACCACTTCGCCTCCGTCTCCGGCGTGGACGCCCTCGCCCCGATGGCACTGACCGTCCCCGCGCTCTCCCTCGCCGTCATGGCACCGTTCGCCGGCGCGATCATCGACCGCCTCGGCCGCCACCGCCTGCTGGTGATCGCCACCGTGCTCTACACGATCGTCGGCACCGCCCCGCTCTGGCTCGACTCACTGCCCGCGATCATCGCCAGCCGGGCCCTGGTCGGCGTCGCCGAATCCGCCATCATGACCTGCTGCACCACCCTCATCGGCGACTACTGGAGCGGCAAGCAGCGCGAGAAGTACCTCGCCCTGCAAGCGATATGCTCCGCCGTCTCCGCCACCGCCTTCTTCGCCCTCGGCGGCGCCGCCGGCTCGGCCGGCTGGCGCGCACCGTTCTGGGCCTACGCCGTCGGCCTGCTGCTCGCACCCCTCCTGGCCACCGTGCTGCGCCCGGCCGCCCGCCGCACCGACAACGCCCCGGCCACCGTCGCCCTCACCCCCTTCGCCCCGCTGCTGCGCCGCCTGCTGGCCCCCTGCGCGCTGACCTTCTTCGGCGCGATCGTCTTCTACACCATCCCCGTCGAGACCTCCTTCCTCCTCAAGGACCTCGGCACCGAGGCCCCCGCCACCATCGGCCTGTGCACCGCGATCGCCAGCGCCGCCACCGTCGCCGGCGCCGCCGCCTTCACCCGCCTCACCGACCACGCCGAACGCCTGCTCCCCTGGACCCTCGCGCTCTGCGCGGCCGGCTTCGGCATCATCGCCCTCGCCGGGAACGTCCCCCTCCTGGTCGTCGGCGCCGTCGTCAACTGCCTGGGCACCGGCATGCTGCTGCCCACCCTGATCAACCGCACCGTCGCGCTGCTCACCCCCGCCAACCGCGGCCGCGGCACCGGCCTGTGGAACACCGCCTTCTTCCTCGGCGAGTTCGTCTGCCCCCTGCTCCTGCTCGCCGCCGCCAAACCCGCAGGCGACCTCGCCGGCGCCGTCGGCGTCCTCGGCCTCGTCACCCTGGCGATCGCCGCCGGCCTGGCCGTCGCACGTTCCCGACGCGGGGAGATCCCCCGGGCGGTGGAGAACGCGCACGCCTGA
- a CDS encoding cellulase family glycosylhydrolase — protein sequence MRLVFPDFRSRRTRAVTGAFASGVLAVAATSLVVLPQAAQAAGTQCQATYSVQNDWGSGFQTSVTITNLGAAWTSWTLGYSYAGNQALSSGWNGTWSQSGQDVTVSSLAWNGGVPSGGTVSPAATFGYSGANAAPTAFTVNGVLCGGSAPSTPPPTSPPPTTPPPTTPPSGPAPALHVSGNHLVTAAGANYRLLGVNRSSGEFACVQGKGMWDGPADQATVDGMKSWNVHTVRIPLNEECWLGTGDVPPGGTTGAAYRQAVKDYTDLLVANGMNVVLDLHWTYGQYTGSGAGCSDTAATCQKPMPDQKYSPAFWTQVADTFKGNDAVLFDLFNEPYPDAANGFTDATAAWTCLRDGGTCTGIGYPVAGMQSLVDAVRATGATNVILTGGLTWTNDLSQWLAYRPVDPTGNLVASWHSYNFNGCVTTACWDSTIGAVAAKVPVQAAEIGQNNCNHDYIDQVTAWADRNGVGYSAWTWNPWGVCDSNGNVLITDWAGTPTATFGQGYRAHLLAQHP from the coding sequence ATGCGTCTCGTGTTCCCCGATTTCCGCTCACGCCGCACTCGCGCCGTCACCGGCGCGTTCGCGTCGGGCGTGCTGGCGGTGGCGGCGACCTCGCTGGTCGTCCTGCCGCAGGCCGCGCAGGCGGCCGGGACCCAGTGCCAGGCCACGTACTCGGTGCAGAACGACTGGGGCAGCGGGTTCCAGACCAGCGTCACCATCACCAACCTCGGTGCGGCGTGGACGAGTTGGACGCTCGGCTACTCCTACGCCGGGAACCAGGCGCTGTCCTCGGGCTGGAACGGCACCTGGAGCCAGTCCGGCCAGGACGTGACGGTCAGCAGCCTGGCCTGGAACGGCGGCGTCCCGTCCGGCGGCACCGTCTCGCCCGCCGCCACCTTCGGCTACAGCGGCGCGAACGCCGCGCCGACGGCCTTCACGGTCAACGGCGTCCTGTGCGGCGGTTCCGCTCCCAGCACCCCGCCGCCCACCAGCCCGCCGCCGACCACCCCGCCCCCGACCACGCCGCCGTCGGGCCCGGCGCCCGCGCTGCACGTGTCCGGCAACCACCTGGTCACCGCCGCCGGGGCGAACTACCGCCTGCTGGGCGTGAACCGCTCCAGCGGCGAGTTCGCGTGCGTGCAGGGCAAGGGGATGTGGGACGGCCCCGCGGACCAGGCCACCGTCGACGGGATGAAGAGCTGGAACGTCCACACCGTGCGCATCCCGCTGAACGAGGAGTGCTGGCTCGGCACCGGTGACGTGCCGCCGGGCGGGACCACCGGCGCCGCGTACCGGCAGGCCGTCAAGGACTACACCGACCTGCTGGTGGCCAACGGGATGAACGTGGTCCTGGACCTGCACTGGACGTACGGCCAGTACACCGGCTCCGGCGCGGGCTGCTCGGACACCGCGGCGACCTGTCAGAAGCCGATGCCCGACCAGAAGTACAGCCCGGCGTTCTGGACCCAGGTGGCCGACACCTTCAAGGGGAACGACGCGGTCCTGTTCGACCTGTTCAACGAGCCCTACCCGGACGCCGCCAACGGCTTCACCGACGCCACCGCGGCCTGGACCTGCCTGCGCGACGGCGGCACCTGCACCGGCATCGGCTACCCGGTCGCCGGCATGCAGTCGCTGGTCGACGCGGTGCGCGCCACCGGCGCCACCAACGTGATCCTGACCGGCGGCCTGACCTGGACCAACGACCTGAGCCAGTGGCTGGCCTACCGGCCGGTCGACCCGACCGGCAACCTGGTCGCCTCCTGGCACTCGTACAACTTCAACGGCTGCGTCACCACCGCCTGCTGGGACTCCACCATCGGCGCGGTCGCGGCGAAGGTCCCCGTCCAGGCCGCCGAGATCGGCCAGAACAACTGCAACCACGACTACATCGACCAGGTGACGGCCTGGGCCGACCGGAACGGCGTCGGCTACTCGGCCTGGACCTGGAACCCGTGGGGCGTGTGCGACAGCAACGGCAACGTCCTGATCACCGACTGGGCGGGCACCCCGACGGCCACCTTCGGCCAGGGGTACCGGGCGCACCTGCTGGCCCAGCACCCGTGA